The following coding sequences lie in one Allochromatium vinosum DSM 180 genomic window:
- a CDS encoding YgaP family membrane protein: MSMLQNLPKNVGPMDRNIRLAAAGVLILAGLMTGSVILDILGLIVLATGAISFCPAYTLLKIDTNKKD; this comes from the coding sequence ATGAGTATGCTGCAGAACCTGCCCAAGAACGTCGGCCCCATGGACCGCAACATCCGCTTGGCCGCCGCCGGCGTGCTGATCCTCGCCGGCCTCATGACCGGCAGCGTCATCCTGGACATCCTGGGTCTGATCGTGCTGGCCACTGGTGCCATCAGCTTCTGCCCTGCCTATACGCTGCTCAAGATCGATACCAACAAGAAGGACTGA
- a CDS encoding glycine cleavage system protein R: MTRQKTYLVISALGEDRPGIVNQLSKVILDQGCNIEDSRMTVLGGEFAAMLLVEGKWNTLAKIENALPEVERQLGMTIICKRTGERATGRNLLPYAIDVVSLDHPGIVNNLAGFFAERDINIEDLSTSTYAAAHTGTPMFAVHMTVGIPADLHIAALREDFMDYCDALNLDAVLEPLKG, translated from the coding sequence ATGACCAGGCAGAAGACCTACCTCGTGATCTCGGCGCTGGGTGAAGACCGCCCAGGCATCGTCAACCAGCTCTCCAAGGTCATCCTCGACCAGGGCTGCAACATCGAGGACAGCCGCATGACCGTCCTCGGCGGCGAGTTCGCGGCCATGCTGCTGGTCGAGGGCAAGTGGAACACCCTGGCCAAGATCGAGAACGCGCTCCCCGAAGTGGAACGCCAGCTCGGCATGACCATCATCTGCAAGCGCACCGGCGAGCGCGCCACCGGACGCAACCTGCTGCCCTATGCCATCGACGTGGTATCGCTGGACCATCCGGGCATCGTCAACAACCTCGCCGGATTCTTCGCCGAGCGCGACATCAACATCGAGGATCTCTCGACCAGCACCTATGCCGCCGCCCACACGGGCACGCCCATGTTCGCGGTGCACATGACGGTCGGCATCCCGGCCGATCTCCATATCGCGGCGCTGCGCGAGGATTTCATGGACTACTGCGACGCGCTCAACCTCGACGCCGTGCTCGAACCGCTCAAGGGCTGA
- a CDS encoding PhoH family protein, with the protein MIKRENDKPCLFVLDTNVLMHDPTSLFRFQEHDVFIPMVVLEELDRAKKGLSEVARNVRQVSRFLDQLMSDADKAEIDAGLPLGPDAVGGGITQSASGRLFFQTEPLDIHLPESLPGATPDNTILGIALALREKHPECQVIIVSKDINLRIKAAVLGLQAEDYSNDQVLDDANLLYTGLEVLADDFWERHEKSVDAWKEQGRTLYRISGPDIADWYPAQCLAFGDDGEFEAMVRDKPSLNEAVVELVEDYRLPRHNVWGINARNREQNFALNMLMNPELDFVTLLGTAGTGKTLLALAAGLVQVLERNLYREIIMTRVTVPVGEDIGFLPGTEEEKMTPWMGALMDNLEVLTRPESGGSWGHAATQDLVRNRIRISSLNFMRGRTFLNKYIILDEAQNLTAKQMKTLVTRAGPGTKFVCLGNIGQIDTPYLTETTSGLTYVVDRFKHWPHSGHITLMRGERSRLADFASQEL; encoded by the coding sequence ATGATCAAACGCGAAAACGACAAGCCCTGTCTGTTCGTGCTCGACACCAATGTCCTGATGCACGATCCGACCTCGCTGTTCCGCTTCCAGGAGCATGACGTCTTCATCCCGATGGTGGTGCTGGAAGAGCTCGACCGCGCCAAAAAGGGCCTGTCGGAAGTCGCGCGCAACGTGCGTCAGGTCAGCCGCTTCCTCGATCAGCTCATGTCCGACGCGGACAAGGCCGAGATCGACGCCGGCCTGCCGCTCGGGCCGGACGCGGTGGGGGGCGGCATCACGCAATCGGCCAGCGGCCGGCTGTTCTTCCAGACCGAGCCGCTCGACATCCATCTGCCCGAATCCTTGCCCGGCGCCACCCCCGACAACACCATCCTCGGCATCGCGCTGGCCCTGCGCGAGAAGCATCCCGAGTGCCAGGTCATCATCGTCTCCAAGGACATCAACCTGCGCATCAAGGCCGCCGTGCTCGGCCTCCAGGCCGAGGACTATTCCAACGACCAGGTACTCGACGACGCCAATCTGCTCTATACCGGGCTGGAGGTGCTGGCCGACGACTTCTGGGAGCGGCACGAGAAGTCGGTCGACGCCTGGAAGGAACAGGGCCGGACCCTCTATCGGATCTCGGGACCGGACATCGCCGACTGGTATCCGGCCCAATGCCTCGCCTTCGGCGATGACGGCGAGTTCGAGGCCATGGTGCGCGACAAACCGAGCCTCAACGAGGCCGTCGTCGAGCTGGTCGAGGACTACCGTCTGCCGCGTCACAACGTCTGGGGCATCAACGCGCGCAACCGCGAGCAGAACTTCGCGCTCAACATGCTGATGAACCCCGAGCTGGATTTCGTCACCCTGCTCGGCACGGCCGGCACCGGCAAGACCCTGCTGGCGCTGGCGGCCGGACTGGTGCAGGTGCTGGAGCGCAATCTCTATCGCGAGATCATCATGACCCGGGTCACGGTCCCGGTCGGCGAGGACATCGGCTTCCTGCCCGGTACCGAGGAGGAGAAGATGACGCCCTGGATGGGCGCGCTCATGGACAACCTGGAAGTGCTGACCCGGCCCGAGAGCGGCGGCAGCTGGGGACACGCAGCGACCCAGGATCTGGTGCGCAACCGCATCCGCATCTCCTCGCTCAACTTCATGCGCGGGCGCACCTTCCTCAACAAATACATCATCCTCGACGAGGCCCAGAACCTCACCGCCAAGCAGATGAAGACGCTCGTCACCCGCGCCGGGCCGGGCACCAAGTTCGTCTGTCTCGGCAACATCGGCCAGATCGACACGCCCTACCTGACCGAGACCACCTCGGGACTGACCTATGTGGTCGACCGCTTCAAGCACTGGCCGCACAGCGGGCACATCACGCTCATGCGCGGCGAGCGCTCGCGTCTGGCCGATTTCGCTTCGCAGGAATTGTGA
- a CDS encoding L,D-transpeptidase, with amino-acid sequence MSAPSTHLLSFLAALSLVGCAHTPSETLTEPEPRETEWRIGGADAGLPADMSQGFIALPVTTGAPIEAEPDASEAVPTKAEAIAAEPSSWPAESATAAPAADADTAKHRSLTISLGEQLFEYKEGESVVRSGPISSGKPGNPTPTGRFKVLSKDEDKVSSRYTNQLGMQAWMPYSIQFYGHYFLHEGWLPGYPDSHGCVRVGEKDARFLFERLRVGDPVLVVN; translated from the coding sequence ATGTCTGCACCGTCCACGCATCTTCTGTCATTCCTCGCGGCCCTGTCACTCGTCGGCTGTGCCCATACACCCAGCGAAACGCTCACGGAGCCGGAACCGCGCGAGACCGAGTGGCGTATCGGTGGCGCTGACGCCGGTTTGCCGGCTGACATGAGCCAGGGGTTCATCGCGCTGCCGGTGACGACGGGCGCACCGATCGAAGCCGAGCCTGACGCGAGCGAAGCGGTGCCGACCAAGGCTGAAGCCATCGCCGCCGAGCCGTCGTCCTGGCCGGCTGAGTCCGCGACGGCCGCACCGGCGGCGGACGCCGATACCGCCAAGCATCGCTCGCTGACGATCTCGCTCGGGGAGCAGCTCTTCGAATACAAGGAGGGCGAGTCCGTGGTCCGCTCCGGTCCCATCTCATCGGGCAAGCCGGGCAATCCGACGCCGACCGGCCGCTTCAAGGTGCTCAGCAAGGATGAAGACAAGGTCTCATCGCGCTACACCAATCAGCTCGGGATGCAGGCCTGGATGCCGTACTCGATCCAGTTCTACGGCCATTATTTCCTGCATGAAGGCTGGCTCCCCGGCTACCCGGACTCACACGGCTGCGTCCGGGTCGGGGAGAAGGATGCGCGCTTTCTGTTCGAACGGCTCAGGGTCGGCGATCCGGTCCTGGTCGTGAACTAG
- the ispG gene encoding flavodoxin-dependent (E)-4-hydroxy-3-methylbut-2-enyl-diphosphate synthase translates to MSQTNTPQRRQTLPVTVGSVTIGGGAPIVVQSMTNTDTADIDATVRQVAELARAGSEMVRLTVNHESAARAVPAIREALEAQGCHVPLVGDFHFNGHRLLTDYPECALALAKYRINPGNVGKGEKKDSQFATMIELACRYDRPVRIGVNWGSLDQEVVARMMDENARASQPKDSDQIMYEAMVESAIGSAERAVQLGLPKDHIILSCKMSGVQDLIRVYRMLAARGDYALHLGLTEAGMGSKGIVASTAALAVLLQEGIGDTIRVSLTPEPGESRTREVVVAQEILQSMGFRSFAPMVTACPGCGRTTSDTFQHLAKDIQGYLREQMPVWRTQYPGIETMQVAVMGCVVNGPGESKHANIGISLPGSGERPAAPVYVDGEKVATLKGEGIAEQFKRMVDEYIESRYGRGTDA, encoded by the coding sequence ATGAGCCAAACGAACACCCCCCAGCGACGCCAGACCCTGCCCGTGACCGTTGGGTCCGTGACCATCGGCGGCGGAGCGCCGATCGTCGTCCAGTCCATGACCAACACCGACACGGCCGATATCGACGCGACCGTGCGTCAGGTCGCCGAGCTGGCGCGCGCCGGCTCCGAGATGGTGCGTCTGACCGTCAACCACGAGTCGGCGGCCAGGGCGGTGCCGGCGATCCGCGAGGCGCTCGAGGCCCAGGGCTGCCATGTCCCGCTGGTGGGTGACTTCCATTTCAACGGCCATCGGCTGCTGACCGACTATCCCGAGTGCGCCCTGGCGCTGGCCAAGTACCGCATCAATCCGGGCAACGTCGGCAAGGGCGAGAAGAAGGACAGCCAGTTTGCGACCATGATCGAGCTGGCCTGCCGTTACGACCGTCCGGTGCGCATCGGGGTCAACTGGGGCAGTCTGGATCAGGAGGTCGTGGCGCGGATGATGGACGAGAACGCCCGCGCGTCCCAGCCCAAGGACAGCGACCAGATCATGTACGAAGCCATGGTCGAGTCGGCGATCGGCAGCGCCGAACGTGCGGTGCAACTGGGTCTGCCGAAGGACCACATCATCCTGTCGTGCAAGATGAGCGGGGTGCAGGATCTGATCCGCGTCTATCGGATGCTGGCGGCGCGCGGCGACTATGCGCTGCATCTGGGTCTGACCGAGGCCGGCATGGGGTCGAAGGGCATCGTCGCCTCGACGGCGGCGCTCGCCGTGTTGTTGCAGGAAGGCATCGGCGATACCATCCGCGTCTCGCTCACCCCCGAGCCGGGCGAGTCGCGCACGCGCGAGGTGGTGGTGGCGCAGGAAATCCTGCAATCCATGGGCTTTCGCTCGTTCGCGCCCATGGTCACGGCCTGCCCCGGTTGCGGACGCACCACCAGCGACACCTTCCAGCATCTGGCCAAGGACATCCAGGGCTATCTGCGCGAGCAGATGCCGGTGTGGCGCACCCAGTATCCGGGGATCGAGACCATGCAGGTGGCCGTGATGGGCTGCGTGGTCAATGGTCCGGGCGAGAGCAAGCACGCCAACATCGGCATCAGCCTGCCCGGCAGCGGCGAGCGTCCGGCCGCGCCCGTCTATGTCGACGGCGAGAAGGTCGCTACTCTCAAGGGCGAGGGCATCGCCGAGCAGTTCAAGCGCATGGTCGATGAGTACATCGAGTCGCGCTATGGGCGCGGCACCGACGCTTAG
- a CDS encoding DUF4743 domain-containing protein, with translation MSFIDKIRACNAWNPSDFVPLWLDGARVGWLRRSACDQLRRWPEQFAVESGRVTWVGAPAEFSARTAALDAVFARLAEEGVVSHLHGERYPLTASTRERACCVIDRACAPFLGARAFGQHLNGYVRTAHGIEMWIGRRAADRRHYPLHLDNLVAGGLPHGLSLVDNLRKECTEEAGIPRALADRAVVAGAITYCRDSAGGLKPDVMYCYDLELPEDFVPVCTDGEVESFQRLPLAEVAALVRDTDAFKLNCNLTIIDFLVRHGFITPEEPDYLEILAGLRAPLP, from the coding sequence GTGAGTTTCATCGACAAGATTCGCGCCTGTAATGCCTGGAATCCGAGTGACTTCGTGCCGCTATGGCTCGACGGAGCACGGGTCGGGTGGTTGCGCCGGAGCGCGTGCGATCAGCTGCGACGCTGGCCGGAGCAGTTCGCGGTCGAATCCGGGCGCGTGACCTGGGTCGGAGCGCCGGCCGAGTTCTCAGCGCGCACCGCCGCGCTGGATGCCGTCTTCGCGCGTCTGGCCGAGGAGGGGGTGGTCAGTCATCTGCACGGCGAGCGCTATCCATTGACCGCGAGCACCCGTGAGCGCGCCTGCTGTGTGATCGACCGCGCCTGCGCGCCCTTTCTCGGCGCGCGCGCCTTCGGTCAGCATCTCAACGGCTATGTCCGCACCGCGCACGGAATCGAGATGTGGATCGGGCGGCGCGCGGCCGATCGGCGTCACTATCCGCTCCATCTGGACAATCTGGTCGCGGGCGGACTCCCGCATGGGCTGAGTCTGGTGGATAATCTGCGCAAGGAATGCACCGAGGAGGCCGGGATACCGCGCGCGCTGGCCGATCGGGCCGTGGTGGCGGGTGCCATCACCTATTGCCGCGACTCGGCGGGGGGGCTCAAGCCGGACGTCATGTATTGCTATGACCTGGAACTGCCCGAAGACTTCGTGCCGGTCTGCACCGATGGCGAGGTCGAGTCCTTCCAGCGATTGCCGCTCGCTGAGGTCGCCGCGCTGGTGCGCGACACCGATGCGTTCAAGCTCAACTGCAATCTGACCATCATCGACTTCCTGGTTCGGCACGGTTTCATCACGCCCGAGGAACCGGACTATCTGGAGATCCTGGCCGGACTGCGCGCGCCGCTGCCCTGA
- the ppsR gene encoding posphoenolpyruvate synthetase regulatory kinase/phosphorylase PpsR produces MNRTVFFVSESTGITAETLGHSLLSQFDTVEFEQVYMPYINTELRARALTQRMQEAADRDGARPIVFATMIDDGIRAILKSGNCFYVELFEVFVDPLARELGVPPSLKAGRSHAITKPSYYTKRIEAINFAMSNDDGIRPDNFYRADVVLTGVSRSGKTPTCLYLAMHYGLRAANYPITEEDFERGDVPQLLYDCKHKLFALTIDPQRLQLIREERRPGSPYASLKRCQDDIRMAHQIYKRLQAPVLNTTSQSIEEISSQIVKALKEAQEGRNPVFTETH; encoded by the coding sequence ATGAACCGCACCGTTTTCTTCGTCTCCGAGAGCACCGGCATCACCGCCGAGACCCTGGGGCACAGCCTGCTGTCGCAATTCGACACCGTCGAGTTCGAGCAGGTCTACATGCCCTATATCAACACCGAACTGCGTGCGCGTGCCCTGACCCAGCGCATGCAGGAGGCGGCTGATCGCGATGGCGCACGCCCGATCGTCTTCGCCACCATGATCGACGACGGAATCCGCGCCATCCTCAAGAGCGGCAACTGCTTCTACGTCGAATTGTTCGAGGTCTTCGTCGATCCGCTGGCGCGCGAACTCGGTGTGCCGCCGAGCCTCAAGGCCGGCCGCAGCCATGCCATCACCAAGCCGAGCTACTACACCAAGCGCATCGAGGCGATCAATTTCGCCATGTCCAACGACGATGGCATCCGCCCCGACAATTTCTATCGCGCCGATGTGGTGCTGACCGGGGTCTCTCGCTCGGGCAAGACGCCGACCTGTCTCTATCTGGCCATGCACTATGGCCTGCGCGCGGCCAACTATCCGATCACCGAGGAAGACTTCGAGCGCGGGGACGTGCCGCAGCTGCTCTACGACTGCAAGCACAAGCTCTTCGCCCTCACCATCGATCCGCAGCGGTTGCAGCTCATCCGCGAGGAGCGCCGTCCCGGCAGCCCCTATGCCTCGCTCAAGCGCTGTCAGGACGACATCCGGATGGCGCATCAGATCTACAAGCGCTTGCAGGCGCCGGTGCTCAACACCACCTCGCAGTCGATCGAGGAGATCTCTTCACAGATCGTCAAAGCGCTCAAGGAGGCTCAGGAGGGACGCAATCCTGTGTTCACCGAGACGCATTGA
- a CDS encoding CpsD/CapB family tyrosine-protein kinase — translation MERLRKAMERARAERQQSLAQPQRSTQPPPAPANHEQPIRPVGKTDGTGVQLQCRRTGQLSFDPYSLLNGRLLRIEGDPALVGVDEGVAEAYRILRTQILHRLRTESHRTLAITSPGRGDGRTTTALNLAISLARDIEQHVLLVDFDLKHPSLSRYVTPRGSPGLIDWLAGQADLEDVLIDPGIERLTILPGGAPIRHAPQLCSSPRIRQLIEALKRHRTDWLILFDMPSLFAGDAVVAALPHVDAVLLVVADGRVSRKELADAQALLGAQCIGMVLNKAESGYARCGDGE, via the coding sequence ATGGAACGCTTGAGAAAAGCCATGGAGCGTGCCCGCGCGGAGCGTCAGCAGTCGCTCGCCCAGCCGCAGCGCTCCACCCAGCCGCCGCCCGCGCCCGCCAACCACGAACAGCCCATCCGGCCAGTCGGGAAGACCGATGGAACCGGCGTCCAACTTCAGTGCAGACGTACGGGGCAACTGTCGTTCGATCCCTATTCACTGCTGAATGGGCGTCTTCTGCGGATCGAGGGCGATCCGGCGCTGGTCGGCGTCGATGAGGGTGTGGCCGAGGCGTACAGGATTCTGCGCACTCAGATCCTGCATCGACTGCGTACCGAGTCGCACCGAACACTCGCCATCACCAGCCCAGGGCGTGGTGACGGCAGGACAACGACCGCGCTCAATCTGGCGATCAGTCTGGCGCGTGATATCGAGCAGCACGTGCTGCTGGTCGATTTCGATCTGAAACATCCGTCACTCAGCCGCTATGTCACGCCTCGCGGCTCGCCTGGGCTCATCGACTGGCTGGCGGGTCAGGCCGACCTGGAAGACGTCCTCATCGATCCCGGCATCGAGCGACTGACGATCCTGCCGGGCGGTGCGCCGATCCGGCACGCGCCCCAGCTCTGCTCTTCGCCACGCATCAGGCAACTGATCGAGGCGCTGAAGCGTCACAGGACCGATTGGCTGATCCTGTTCGACATGCCGTCGCTCTTCGCCGGCGACGCTGTCGTCGCGGCTCTGCCCCATGTCGATGCCGTGCTGCTGGTGGTCGCGGATGGCCGGGTCAGCCGTAAGGAACTGGCCGATGCCCAGGCGCTACTCGGCGCGCAATGCATCGGGATGGTGCTCAACAAAGCCGAGTCGGGTTACGCCCGCTGCGGTGACGGCGAGTGA
- the aceK gene encoding bifunctional isocitrate dehydrogenase kinase/phosphatase, producing MAWTEAKLIAEAILEGFERHFRLFRETTAGAQARFEQADWPAVQVAARERIDFYDTRVGETVALLRREFHLRDPSDTLWRRVKVEYMRLLPQINQPELAETFYNSVFCRLFDRHYYNNSYIFVWPLISTEHLEAEVPIFRPYYPARDGFARVIARILRDAGFERRFRDMRRDIRCLLLAIRSRFPANRAIQQNFQIAVLCAPFFRNKGAYIIGKAINGADQIPFVVPILNDPEQGLYVDTLLTGVEDISNVFSFSRAYFMVDTEAPAAVVDFLRPLMPRKGKAELYTAIGFQKFGKAEFYRDFIKHLRYSSDEFMIAPGIRGMVMCVFTLPSFPYVFKIIKDRFPPPKEMTREQVKEKYQLVKMHDRVGRMADSWEYSHVAFPLDRFSPALLELLDAECAGSLERVGDQLIIKHLYIERRLSPLNLYLHSADDDDIRHAIGEYGDAIKQLAAANIFPGDFLFKNFGVTRHGRVVFYDYDELCYLTECNFRDIPEAPYPEMELSEETWYTAGPNDVFPEEFATFLLTDPRIRKVFRARHRELLDPDWWRARQASIRAGHLEDVFPYPVERRFRKDREEFPRRYPHLADG from the coding sequence ATGGCCTGGACCGAAGCCAAACTCATCGCCGAAGCCATCCTCGAAGGTTTCGAGCGTCACTTCCGGCTCTTTCGTGAGACCACGGCCGGCGCCCAGGCACGCTTCGAGCAGGCCGACTGGCCGGCGGTCCAGGTCGCCGCGCGCGAGCGCATCGATTTCTACGATACGCGCGTCGGCGAGACCGTGGCGCTCCTGCGGCGCGAGTTTCATCTGCGCGATCCCAGCGATACGCTCTGGCGCCGGGTCAAGGTCGAGTACATGCGCCTGCTGCCGCAGATCAATCAGCCCGAGCTGGCCGAGACCTTCTACAATTCGGTCTTCTGCCGGCTGTTCGACCGCCATTACTACAACAACAGCTACATCTTCGTCTGGCCGCTGATCTCGACCGAGCATCTGGAAGCGGAGGTGCCGATCTTCCGGCCCTATTACCCGGCGCGCGACGGCTTTGCGCGCGTCATCGCCCGTATCCTGCGCGATGCCGGATTCGAACGCCGCTTCCGTGACATGCGGCGCGACATCCGCTGTCTGCTGCTCGCGATCCGTTCGCGCTTCCCGGCCAATCGCGCCATCCAGCAGAACTTCCAGATCGCGGTGCTGTGCGCGCCCTTCTTCCGCAACAAGGGCGCTTACATCATCGGCAAGGCGATCAATGGCGCCGATCAGATCCCCTTCGTCGTGCCCATCCTCAACGACCCGGAGCAGGGACTCTATGTCGACACGCTCCTGACCGGGGTGGAGGACATCTCGAACGTCTTCAGCTTCTCGCGCGCTTATTTCATGGTCGACACCGAGGCGCCGGCCGCCGTGGTCGACTTCCTGCGTCCGCTGATGCCGCGCAAGGGCAAGGCCGAGCTCTATACCGCGATCGGGTTCCAGAAGTTCGGCAAGGCCGAGTTCTATCGCGACTTCATCAAGCATCTGCGCTACTCGTCCGACGAGTTCATGATCGCGCCCGGCATTCGCGGCATGGTGATGTGCGTCTTCACCCTGCCGTCCTTTCCCTATGTGTTCAAGATCATCAAGGACCGCTTCCCGCCGCCGAAGGAGATGACGCGCGAGCAGGTCAAGGAGAAGTACCAGCTGGTCAAGATGCACGACCGGGTCGGGCGCATGGCCGACTCCTGGGAATACTCGCATGTGGCCTTTCCGCTCGATCGCTTCTCACCGGCGCTACTGGAATTGTTGGATGCCGAATGCGCCGGCAGCCTCGAACGGGTCGGGGATCAGCTCATCATCAAGCATCTCTACATCGAGCGCCGGCTCTCGCCGCTGAACCTCTATCTGCACAGCGCCGACGACGACGACATCCGCCATGCCATCGGCGAGTATGGCGACGCCATCAAACAACTGGCCGCCGCCAACATCTTCCCCGGCGACTTCCTGTTCAAGAACTTCGGCGTCACCCGGCATGGGCGCGTGGTCTTCTACGACTACGACGAGCTGTGCTATCTGACCGAGTGCAACTTCCGCGACATCCCCGAGGCACCCTATCCCGAGATGGAGCTGAGCGAGGAGACCTGGTACACCGCCGGTCCCAACGATGTCTTTCCGGAAGAGTTCGCGACCTTCCTGCTCACCGACCCGCGCATCCGCAAGGTCTTTCGCGCCAGGCATCGCGAGCTGCTCGACCCGGACTGGTGGCGCGCGCGTCAGGCCAGTATCCGTGCCGGGCATCTGGAGGACGTCTTTCCCTATCCGGTCGAGCGGCGCTTTCGCAAGGATCGCGAGGAGTTCCCGCGCCGCTATCCGCATCTGGCGGATGGGTGA
- the rlmD gene encoding 23S rRNA (uracil(1939)-C(5))-methyltransferase RlmD: MSRKPKTLPAPIEAEIQTLTHEGRGLTRVDGKTVFVDGALPGERVRLRYTRVQRRFDEAEVEEVLTASPDRIEPKCAHFGVCGGCALQHLNPEAQIRVKHDSLADVFERIGKVTPERWLDPLTAESWGYRRKARLGVRHVVKKGRTLVGFRERRNSFLADLRRCEVLHPQVGERLETLAATIETLSIRDHVPQIEMAMGDGPCVLVFRVMQTPTPEDEARLLELGQREGFHIYLQDGGIDSIRPLPGQEVALSYSLPNHGVEIGFLPSDFTQVNLELNRRMVDQALDLLAPESDDAVLDLFCGLGNFTLPLARRSAEVVGVEGDAGLVERACANAERNGLTNVQFHVADLQAELSTAAPWTQQRFTKALIDPPRSGAWEVLDWLPRLGVERLVYVSCYPTTLARDADRLVNELGYRLRAAGVMDMFPHTSHVESMALFER; encoded by the coding sequence GTGTCGAGAAAACCCAAAACGCTCCCCGCGCCCATCGAGGCCGAGATCCAAACCCTGACCCATGAAGGCCGCGGCCTGACCCGCGTCGACGGCAAGACCGTGTTCGTCGATGGCGCACTGCCCGGCGAGCGCGTGCGCCTGCGCTATACCCGCGTCCAGCGCCGCTTCGATGAGGCCGAGGTCGAGGAAGTGCTCACGGCCTCGCCCGACCGCATCGAGCCGAAGTGCGCCCACTTCGGCGTCTGCGGCGGCTGCGCGCTCCAGCATCTGAACCCCGAGGCCCAGATCCGCGTCAAGCACGACAGTCTGGCCGACGTCTTCGAACGCATCGGCAAGGTGACGCCCGAACGCTGGCTCGACCCGCTCACCGCCGAGTCCTGGGGCTATCGACGCAAGGCGCGGCTCGGCGTGCGTCATGTCGTCAAGAAGGGGCGCACCCTGGTCGGCTTTCGCGAGCGTCGCAACAGCTTCCTGGCCGATCTGCGCCGCTGCGAGGTGCTGCACCCGCAGGTCGGCGAGCGCCTGGAGACGCTGGCGGCGACCATCGAGACCCTGAGCATCCGCGACCACGTCCCCCAGATCGAGATGGCCATGGGTGATGGTCCCTGTGTGCTGGTGTTCCGCGTCATGCAGACGCCGACGCCCGAGGACGAGGCGCGTCTGCTCGAACTCGGCCAACGCGAAGGCTTCCACATCTATCTCCAGGACGGCGGCATCGACAGCATCCGCCCGCTCCCAGGCCAGGAGGTCGCGCTGAGCTACAGCCTGCCGAACCACGGCGTCGAGATCGGCTTCCTGCCAAGCGACTTCACCCAGGTCAATCTGGAGCTCAACCGGCGCATGGTCGATCAGGCGCTCGATCTGCTCGCCCCCGAGTCGGACGACGCGGTGCTGGATCTGTTCTGCGGACTGGGCAACTTCACCCTGCCGCTGGCGCGCCGTTCGGCTGAGGTGGTGGGCGTGGAAGGCGATGCCGGACTGGTCGAGCGCGCGTGCGCCAACGCGGAGCGCAATGGGCTGACCAACGTGCAGTTCCACGTCGCTGACCTCCAGGCCGAACTGAGCACCGCCGCACCCTGGACCCAACAACGCTTCACCAAGGCCCTGATCGACCCGCCGCGCAGTGGCGCCTGGGAGGTGCTCGACTGGCTGCCGCGTCTGGGCGTGGAGCGTCTGGTCTATGTCTCCTGCTACCCGACCACCCTGGCGCGCGACGCCGACCGCCTGGTCAACGAACTCGGCTATCGACTGCGCGCGGCGGGCGTGATGGACATGTTCCCGCACACCAGCCACGTCGAGTCGATGGCGCTCTTCGAACGGTGA
- a CDS encoding cupin domain-containing protein, protein MTLEHALIHSPAESDEYFMEEGCFILEGWNRPEDPALSIARARVEPGERTRLHRLDGVVERYLILVGVGLLEVEGLEPRRVGPGDLVYIPAGAAQRIENDGDCDLIFLAICTPRFTPEVYQDIEPD, encoded by the coding sequence ATGACGTTGGAGCACGCACTGATCCATTCGCCCGCCGAGTCGGACGAATACTTCATGGAGGAGGGCTGTTTCATCCTGGAGGGCTGGAACCGGCCCGAGGATCCCGCCCTCTCGATCGCGCGCGCCCGGGTCGAACCGGGCGAGCGCACGCGCCTGCATCGACTTGATGGCGTCGTCGAGCGCTATCTGATCCTCGTGGGGGTCGGATTGCTGGAGGTCGAGGGACTCGAACCCCGACGGGTCGGGCCGGGCGATCTGGTCTATATCCCGGCCGGCGCCGCGCAGCGCATCGAGAACGACGGCGACTGTGATCTGATCTTTCTGGCCATCTGCACCCCGCGCTTCACTCCTGAGGTCTATCAGGACATCGAGCCGGACTGA